The DNA region TCGGGGCTCCGTCGACACGATCGTGAAGCTCCTCGACGTCGCCAAGCCGACGAAGGGCCCCTACTACCTCGACTTCGGCGACGCCGGTGGTTTGACGAAGGCGGCCTTGTGGGCGCTCGGCGAGATCGGCGACCCGAGCGCGGGCGACGCGGTCCTCGGGAAGCTCAAGAAGTGGGGCGCCACGGCCCACGAGATGAATCGGTTCATGGCGCGAGCGCTTCGGACCGTTGGGACGGTGGGCGCGATCGAGACGCTGCTCGACCTTGCGAAGCGGCTCCACAAGGAGACGAACCACGACGAGGGCGTGACCGAGATGCTCTGGACGGCGGCCATCCTGGGCGCCGAAGCGCCGGCCAAGCAGAAGAAGGCCTGGGCCGCCCGCCTGCCAGAGGCGAACGAATACCGGGACAACAGCAACATCGCGCGAGACATCGCCGTACGCGCGTTCACGTCCAAGACGCCGTCGTCGCTGGAGCCGGCGGTGACGCAGATTCTCAAGTCGAGCCCGAACGCATCGAGCTGGGATCGCAAACGCACCGAGCTCGCGCTTCGCGCAGTCCTGCTCGTCCCCGAGCTTCCCATCACCGATGCCGCGCCCTTCGCGAAGGGCGAGGATCTCGCGTTCCGTCGTCAAGCGCGTGCGATCCTCGCGTCGCGCAATCAACCGGTGCCCAACATGGTCGCCATCGACCTCTTCACGCTCGAGGGCACCTCCGACGAGGCGCTCGCGCGCGTGCTCGGTGACGAGCGCTGCCTCTTTCGCTCGCGCGTCGTCGACTACGCGGCTGCGAAGAAGCGCGTCGCGCTCCGGCCCGCCATCGTCGACCGCGTTCGCTCGCTGCTCGAGGTGATTCCCAAAGAGCAACGCGATCTATCGACGGAGGTCGAGTACGCGCTCTTTTGGGCCGTCAAAGCCCTCATCGCACTGGGCCTCGACGACGCGTCGCGGGCCCTCTTCAATGACCTGCTGACGCACCCCAATCGCAACGCGAAAGATCCGGTGCTCCGGTACGCACCGCGCGACCGTGCGCTCACGCCGGGAATGAAGCACGTCTTGGGCGAGAACTGGGCCTGGCAAGCGCAGGCCGCGCGCGAGTGGTTGAAGGCGAAGTAGGCGCGAGCTGGCATCCCCGTCGATGGACGGGGGAAATCGTCCGCGGACAGGCACGCGGAGCCACTCTTCGTGCAGTTTCGTGGGGCACGTCTTGGCCCGGGGTGTGCTGCACGGAGCTTGATGCGGCCGCACGGGCAAGGACGGCACAAGGGCTCTATAGTGAAACGCATGGCCGAAGGCCCTCTGCAAAAGCTCGCGCACGTTCGTCCCGTGCGGCCGCTCGATTTTCCGTCGAGCGAGCCGTGTGAGGAGCACTTGGGCCAGTCGCAACGCCACCTGGAACTATGCTTTCTCCTTTTCGCGCTCTTGAAGCGTCTGGTCGCGCCCGAGCACTCATGCGGCTCCGATCAGTTCGTTTACTGGAACGCCCGGACGAATCGGAGGCAGCTTGCGCCCGACGGTTTTGTGAAGCTTGGTGTCCCGCACGAGACATTCGACTCGTGGAAGACTTGGGAGAAAGGGATCCCCGAGCTTGCCGTGGAGATCTTGAGCCCATCGGACACGCCGGAGCGGTGGGCCTTCGAGGAGAAGCTCGAGCGCTACCACGAGCTCGGCGTGCGTGAGCTCGTGTGCTTCAACGTCGACGCAGAGCCAGGCGAACGCCTCCGCGTTTGGGATCTGATGGAAGGCGACTTGGTCGAGCGCGTCGTCGGCGCGGAGCGCACGCCGTGCTTGACGCTCGGAGCCCTCGACGGCGCCGCCTACGAGTGGCTCGTTGCCCCGGCCGAGGCGTGCCCCGCGGCGCTACGGCTCGCGCGAGAAGGCGAGCTCGTCCTCTTCGACTCGGAGGAGCTTGCAGAAGAGCGGCAGCGACGTGTTGAAGAGCAGCGGCGAACGGAGGCCGCGCTCGCGCGCGTGCGGGAGCTCGAGGCCGAGCTTTCCCGGCGCGGGGGCTGAGGGCACGCGACGGCCGACGCCGCTCCGGCGCGGCTATCGCGCGCCCTCACGGGACAAATTCGGCCTAACCACGTGGGGCCGAGGGAGACATTGTCGGTGCGTCCGTAACACCTCGCCAAGAGGTTCCCCACGATGCGTCATGCGTTCATCTCCACGTCGCTCCTTGTTGTGTCGTCCTTGCTCCTCGGCGCGTGTGCCGCCGATTCCGAGTCGACCGCGGACGACCTCGGGGTCGACGAGGGCGCGAAGAAGGTTAAGACGAAGGACGGCGAGAAGCTCGGTGTCTTGCTCCTGAGCCGCGCGTCGGGCGTGACGAACGTGATCAGCGGCGAGCGCGGCAGCTTCGCTGGAACGTCACTCGCCGTGGGCGTTCCTTCGCGCATGAACCCCGCCACCGGCTGCGTTCGCTTCGCGACGAGCGGCCTCACGGCCGAGTCGGAGCGCTGCAACGTGGACGTGAAGAAGGCCACCACGACGGAGCTCAAGCTCGCGGCGCTGCAGGCTCGCTACGACGTTCAGTCAGACTCCGGAAAGCTCCGCGTCGACTTCGGCCCCAAGGCCCAGCTCGTTGTGTCGCAGAAGCAACAGAGCGGCCTTCAGGTGGTCAGCACGGGCGAGCGCGCGCTGCTCCGGCACCCCGGCGCGGCCCTCGTCTCGCTCCTCGACGGCGAATACACGTTCGCGCTCGGCCCGAAGGTGCTCGGCGAGCGCGTCGTCAAGCTGGCGCCGAACTCGACCACCGACCTTGATCTGACGCCCGCCACCGATCCGCGCGCAACCCTCGAGATCAAGTGGCCCACGCGCGAGAACCCCGACGCGAGCCACGCGAACTATCCGCACTGCGCCATGAACCACGCGTACCTCGTGCAGCGGTCGCTGGCCTTCGAAGGCAACGGCTCGCCAGGTTCTGGCGGCGGCGAGGGTGTCGAAGCGGCGCGAAAGCTCCCCATCCAAGCGAGCGGCCCGCAGGCCGACGCCACGTTCAAGGTGTTTCCGTTCGTAAGCGCCGAGGCGCCGCGCCACTACGAGGTCGTCGTCAACAACCTCATCGTTTCCGTCGACGCGCAGCCGGGCCAGAAGATCACCGTCCCCGTCGAGCGGCTCGACATCGACGACGTCGAGGTCGAGACCGAGACCGGCGCGACGCGCACCGTCAAGGGCACCTACCAAGTCTTCCGTCAGGAGAAGAACGGGTCGTTCCGAGCGGTCACGCTTTGGGATCGGAGCATGAACTGCGGCAACGTTGCGAACCTCCTCACCACGTACTCGACGGGCACCGGCCTCGATGTCCCCGCGGGCACGTATCGCGTCGTTGTGAGCTACACGACGGCCGAAGGCGCGAAGAGCAAAGAGCAGCTCGTCACGGTGCCGTGAGGGGAGCGAGAGACTCTCAGCGCCGGCGTGAAGGCGCCTACTTTCCCTACTCAAGCCCCGGCACGAACGCGCTGCTGTTGGCGTTCAAGAGTCGGCCGTCGGCTAGGAGAACGAACGGGGTGCTCCCGGCGAGAGGGGAGCGGGCACTGAGCGATCGGCGGTGTCGCCGGCGTCGGGCACTGCACTGCGACTGACTGACCGCACCTGGGTTGATTTCCGCGCGACTGACCGGACCCGGGTTGACTGCCGTGGGCGGCGGCGCCACCGGCACAAGCGGGGTGACGCAAGCCGCGGTCCCGTCGCAAGTAGCCCCGCAGAACCCGTGGACACGCTGGTCGACGCTCGCGCAACCGCTGTGGGCACGGGGCGCGTGCCCTGCCGGTCACGGCGAGCCATTGTGGTTCCATCGCGCGCGCTCGCGAGAGGCGCACTGCGCTTTCGGACATCGGCGTGAGCCGTGCGGGGCGCGGTTAGGCAGGTCTACGTTTGCGCGGCGGGTTG from Myxococcales bacterium includes:
- a CDS encoding Uma2 family endonuclease: MGQSQRHLELCFLLFALLKRLVAPEHSCGSDQFVYWNARTNRRQLAPDGFVKLGVPHETFDSWKTWEKGIPELAVEILSPSDTPERWAFEEKLERYHELGVRELVCFNVDAEPGERLRVWDLMEGDLVERVVGAERTPCLTLGALDGAAYEWLVAPAEACPAALRLAREGELVLFDSEELAEERQRRVEEQRRTEAALARVRELEAELSRRGG